In Intestinibacillus sp. Marseille-P6563, a single genomic region encodes these proteins:
- a CDS encoding putative quinol monooxygenase, with translation MIKIIAKQIIKKECLDAYHALADELVAASRQEEGCIAYSSNQSLADERVHCFMEIWKDQAAIDSHNATEHFTRIIPQFADMFDGPETVDLYVER, from the coding sequence ATGATTAAGATTATTGCAAAGCAGATTATCAAAAAAGAATGCCTGGATGCTTATCATGCACTGGCCGATGAATTGGTTGCAGCATCCCGTCAGGAAGAAGGATGCATCGCATACAGCAGCAACCAGAGTTTAGCCGATGAACGGGTGCACTGCTTTATGGAGATTTGGAAAGATCAAGCAGCCATCGACAGCCACAATGCAACCGAACATTTTACCCGTATCATTCCGCAATTTGCAGATATGTTTGACGGACCGGAAACCGTTGATCTCTATGTAGAACGTTAA
- a CDS encoding peptidylprolyl isomerase, whose amino-acid sequence MRKILCLILSCLLLSTAMTGCQNKTAEDGAASSSSAQATPTDLLSGKHHIEIQVKDYGTIQAELDADVAPITVTNFINLAQDGFYDGLTFHRVISGFMIQGGDPNGDGTGGSEQTIKGEFSANGAENNIDHVRGVLSMARQMDNYDSASSQFFIVQQDSPHLNGDYAAFGYVTEGMEIVDAICENTPVQDGNGTVASADQPIIETISVID is encoded by the coding sequence ATGCGAAAAATACTTTGTCTTATTTTGTCCTGTCTGCTTCTTTCCACTGCCATGACTGGCTGCCAAAATAAAACAGCGGAAGACGGCGCAGCTTCATCTTCCAGTGCGCAAGCTACTCCCACCGATCTTTTGAGTGGAAAGCATCATATTGAAATTCAAGTCAAGGATTACGGGACCATCCAAGCCGAACTGGATGCAGATGTCGCGCCGATCACGGTAACCAATTTTATCAATCTGGCCCAAGACGGGTTTTATGATGGGCTGACTTTTCACCGTGTCATTTCCGGATTTATGATTCAAGGGGGCGACCCGAACGGCGATGGTACCGGCGGCTCTGAGCAGACAATCAAAGGTGAGTTTTCTGCCAATGGGGCCGAAAATAATATCGACCATGTACGCGGTGTACTGTCCATGGCCCGGCAAATGGATAATTACGACAGCGCGAGCAGCCAATTTTTTATTGTACAGCAGGACTCCCCGCACCTCAATGGTGACTATGCTGCGTTCGGGTATGTAACAGAAGGTATGGAGATTGTAGATGCCATCTGTGAAAATACCCCGGTACAGGATGGCAACGGTACGGTTGCCTCCGCAGATCAGCCTATTATCGAAACAATTTCGGTCATCGATTAA
- a CDS encoding uracil-xanthine permease family protein has protein sequence MKDQKKYTSPQSFEGRIPLRQAIPLGLQHVLAMFVGNLTPLLIICGACGISSDDPQLLTSLLQNAMLVAGIVTLVQLYSIGPCGGKVPIIMGTSSGFLGVFNSVVAQMGGGVLAYGAIMGASLIGGLFETVLGFFLKPLRRFFPPIVTGTVVLAIGLSLIGVGINSFGGGGTSVHDFGSAENLALATIVLISIVVFKHFFKGTASTACILFGIIVGYVVAFLMSLFLPTTGSVVVDGETVEFTKAWVLNWSQVAQADWFAIPQIMPIKPVFDIRAIAPIMIMFIVTAVETVGDISGCMEGGVGREATDKELSGGVICDGLGSSFATVFGVLPNTSFSQNVGLVTMTKVVNRFALACGAIFLILCGLSPKLAALVQIMPQSVLGGAAVMMFASIAVSGIQLITKHTIDARAITIISIALGLGFGLGSNSQALSGLPEWVSLIFGGSGIVPAAVIAIILNVVLPPSSTPDTTK, from the coding sequence ATGAAAGACCAAAAGAAGTACACAAGTCCGCAATCGTTTGAGGGACGCATCCCCTTGCGGCAAGCCATTCCATTGGGTCTGCAACATGTGTTGGCCATGTTCGTAGGCAATTTAACTCCACTGTTGATTATCTGCGGTGCATGCGGTATCTCATCAGATGATCCTCAGCTTTTGACCAGCCTCCTTCAAAATGCGATGCTGGTTGCCGGCATCGTCACATTAGTTCAGCTTTACTCGATTGGCCCTTGCGGCGGTAAGGTTCCGATCATCATGGGCACCAGTTCGGGTTTCCTGGGTGTCTTTAATAGCGTCGTAGCACAAATGGGCGGCGGCGTTTTGGCTTATGGTGCCATTATGGGCGCATCGCTGATTGGCGGCTTATTCGAAACCGTGCTTGGCTTTTTCTTAAAACCACTGCGCCGGTTCTTCCCTCCGATTGTAACCGGTACGGTTGTTCTGGCGATTGGCCTGTCGCTCATTGGTGTTGGTATCAATTCGTTTGGCGGCGGTGGAACCAGCGTACATGACTTCGGTTCTGCAGAAAACCTGGCATTGGCCACGATTGTTTTGATTTCCATCGTTGTATTTAAGCATTTCTTCAAGGGCACTGCTTCCACAGCATGTATCCTGTTTGGCATTATTGTTGGCTATGTTGTCGCCTTTCTGATGAGTCTTTTCCTGCCGACCACGGGCAGCGTAGTTGTAGATGGAGAAACAGTTGAATTCACCAAGGCATGGGTATTGAATTGGAGCCAAGTCGCACAGGCCGATTGGTTTGCGATCCCGCAGATTATGCCGATCAAGCCAGTTTTTGATATTCGGGCGATTGCTCCCATTATGATCATGTTTATCGTCACTGCCGTAGAAACGGTTGGCGATATTTCGGGCTGTATGGAAGGCGGCGTTGGCCGCGAAGCAACCGACAAGGAACTGTCCGGCGGTGTTATCTGTGACGGTCTGGGTTCTTCGTTTGCAACAGTATTCGGTGTGCTTCCCAACACTTCGTTTTCGCAGAACGTCGGTCTGGTAACGATGACCAAAGTTGTAAATCGCTTTGCTTTGGCCTGTGGCGCGATTTTCCTCATTCTTTGCGGTCTATCCCCCAAGTTGGCAGCACTCGTGCAGATCATGCCGCAGAGCGTACTGGGTGGTGCGGCTGTTATGATGTTCGCTTCCATTGCTGTTTCGGGTATTCAGCTGATTACCAAGCACACCATTGATGCACGTGCGATTACGATTATTTCCATCGCATTGGGTCTTGGTTTTGGTTTGGGTTCCAACAGCCAGGCACTGAGCGGATTGCCTGAATGGGTCAGCTTGATCTTCGGCGGCTCGGGTATTGTACCGGCAGCCGTCATTGCGATTATTCTTAATGTTGTTCTGCCCCCTTCGAGCACTCCAGATACTACAAAGTAA
- a CDS encoding helix-turn-helix domain-containing protein: MSFGSRLRLLREERNITQKQLGSIIGVSPRMVSFYESGAHFPRDEKILHQLADYFEVSTDFLLDYSEIRTEASLKAFCAEFKNLPFAAQQNLAEYMHFLSYKSKKTRTSATTSATTQDF; encoded by the coding sequence ATGTCTTTCGGAAGCCGTCTTCGACTTTTGCGCGAAGAGCGGAATATCACTCAAAAGCAACTCGGTTCCATCATTGGCGTATCGCCTCGCATGGTCAGCTTCTATGAAAGCGGCGCGCACTTTCCGCGTGATGAAAAAATTCTTCATCAGCTGGCAGACTATTTCGAGGTATCCACGGATTTCCTGTTGGATTACTCCGAGATACGAACCGAAGCCTCTTTAAAGGCTTTCTGTGCCGAGTTCAAAAATCTCCCGTTTGCAGCGCAACAGAACCTGGCAGAATATATGCACTTCTTATCATACAAATCAAAGAAGACCCGCACTTCTGCCACAACTTCCGCTACTACGCAGGATTTTTAA